One Coffea arabica cultivar ET-39 chromosome 5c, Coffea Arabica ET-39 HiFi, whole genome shotgun sequence DNA window includes the following coding sequences:
- the LOC113690919 gene encoding xanthotoxin 5-hydroxylase CYP82C4 has translation MDILSTILVALLLLSLLSSKSLFKHKRAKDIVQNVRNTAPEAPGALPFIGHLHHLGGQLPLARILGSMADKYGPTFSLRLGSRPAIVVSSWEMVKECFTINDKTFASRPNTALAKYMGNNNAIFALAPYGPYWRDVRKMVTLELLTNQRLEKLKHVRASEFNKWIRDLYSLCSKNDRPDVDVPTKVVLNEWFELLTFNLILRMLVGRPFSTSSQGNDNSEDRRMKEAIKKMLYLGGVFVFSDVIPWIEWLDIGGHIKSMKKAGKELDEVLGQWLQEHIQKAKQSHPESEAVHDFMDVMLSTKPETGEISGHKRDAIIKSTTATLIMTGSESTAETLIWALSLLLNHPNILKIAQNELDVQVGKQRWIEEADIKNLSFLQAIVKETFRLYPPGPLSGPREATEDCYLGNFFVPKGARLIVNLWKLHRDPRIWSDPLEFKPERFLNSHANISLKGQSFEYIPFSSGRRMCPAVNYGMNVVQLTLARMLQAFDIATPMGMPVDMGEGLGVALPKLKPLEVLLTPRLPVELYQKL, from the exons ATGGACATTCTTTCTACCATCTTAGTCGCACTATTGCTGCTATCTCTTCTATCCAGCAAGAGTCTTTTCAAACACAAAAGAGCGAAGGACATTGTACAGAATGTGAGAAACACTGCTCCAGAAGCACCTGGAGCTTTGCCCTTCATAGGCCATCTCCATCATCTAGGTGGCCAACTTCCTCTTGCCCGAATACTGGGATCCATGGCAGATAAATACGGCCCGACTTTCTCACTCCGGCTTGGCAGTCGTCCGGCCATCGTGGTGAGCAGTTGGGAGATGGTGAAAGAGTGCTTCACGATCAATGACAAAACATTTGCTAGTCGGCCTAATACGGCACTAGCCAAGTACATGGGTAACAACAATGCAATCTTTGCGTTAGCACCTTATGGACCATATTGGCGTGATGTCCGCAAAATGGTCACTCTGGAACTCCTCACTAACCAGCGTCTTGAGAAGCTCAAGCATGTTAGAGCCTCAGAATTCAACAAATGGATCAGGGATTTGTACTCCCTATGCTCAAAGAATGATCGTCCTGATGTTGATGTTCCTACGAAAGTTGTCTTAAACGAATGGTTTGAGCTATTGACTTTCAACCTCATCCTCAGGATGCTTGTAGGAAGGCCATTTTCGACAAGCAGTCAAGGCAACGATAATTCTGAAGATAGGCGTATGAAAGAAGCTATAAAGAAAATGCTTTATCTTGGCGGAGTTTTTGTTTTCTCGGATGTGATTCCATGGATTGAATGGTTGGACATTGGAGGCCATATCAAATCCATGAAGAAGGCGGGCAAAGAACTTGATGAGGTCTTAGGGCAATGGCTTCAAGAACATATCCAGAAAGCAAAGCAATCACATCCTGAAAGTGAAGCCGTTCACGATTTCATGGACGTAATGCTATCAACAAAACCAGAAACTGGAGAAATTTCTGGCCATAAGCGCGATGCCATCATCAAATCAACAACTGCA ACTCTTATAATGACAGGGTCAGAGAGCACAGCAGAGACGTTAATTTGGGCACTatctttactactcaatcatccaaatatcttgaAGATTGCACAGAACGAGTTGGACGTCCAAGTAGGGAAACAGAGATGGATTGAAGAGGCCGACATCAAGAACTTAAGTTTTTTACAAGCCATTGTGAAGGAAACATTCCGCTTGTATCCACCAGGTCCATTATCGGGACCTCGCGAAGCCACTGAAGACTGTTACCTAGGCAATTTTTTCGTCCCAAAAGGTGCCCGTTTAATCGTTAATCTCTGGAAACTGCACAGAGACCCCCGAATTTGGTCTGATCCATTGGAATTCAAACCAGAGAGGTTTCTGAATTCTCATGCAAATATCAGCTTAAAAGGGCAGAGTTTCGAGTATATTCCATTTAGCTCTGGAAGAAGAATGTGCCCTGCGGTCAATTATGGGATGAATGTTGTTCAGTTGACGCTTGCACGTATGCTGCAGGCATTTGATATTGCAACACCGATGGGGATGCCGGTGGATATGGGTGAAGGATTGGGAGTTGCCTTGCCTAAGCTAAAACCTCTTGAAGTTCTCCTCACTCCACGACTTCCTGTGGAACTCTATCAGAAACTGTGA
- the LOC140007182 gene encoding uncharacterized protein, with the protein MRASNARSPKKHNKTYAKYNEGVEEVSRTNGKGNVVNNLFLTWGGGNTSWHGQEGRGRDGNIRSSRILSKDTLFEQKSVGSMGNEGREGVVEKKVEKESNTNLNMEGEGERELSSGKGTGGQLEKVEDDTMWIDGRQKEKRVSKVGGERREKGRELGSIGEVGAGGGMAGSLTVLWRKEIVVRRVLFIEFTIELNVVGKGNEADWWFIGVYASSIDLVRAQQWKIIKNRSTIWGSNWILAGDMNDILSSEEKWGDSWTWCNDWDEDGEVKERLDRVLCSWDWRREHGKAKCVHLHNEASDHSISSFFHSGHLLQAINETIITLIPKVESPISVSQYRPISLCNVVYKIISRILVNRRIGSNEYMALKLDMAKAYDRVDWPFVVKMMEKMGFCLIWINWIFKCMSSVGYSFNVNGEKKGWVRPSKGIRQGDPLSPYLFLLVSEGLSSLLKHALDNHCLTGLKIAKASPAISHLFFADDTLIFCRASIEESKQVMKILEMYEAASGQKINLDKSSIFFSKNTEMSNKAEILRILEGMKQVDQSKYLGLPMVIGRSKNQVFSYIKERVLGKLKGLPKSLCQDISREMARFWDLQDFNNAMLAKMLWRILTQPNLLMSKVLKGKYFKRESIWKTQIRAGDSWIWKSIMSARQVMERGARKRVGDGRTVDIWKDRWIPEGGTGMVATHRPAGCHVQKVHELIQNRKWSRAVMESLLSEEDCRRIEGIPISLCAGKDNLVWPLTKSGQYSVRTGYMLARDMRGEWRRKDQQEASNSMNEPNSKAWRVLWGLDIKHKLKHFIWKCLHGVLPVNEVIRRRIGKGEDKCSCCGELTETLEHMFFFCRHAEYIWKAAPIDWDGLKEFRHSFWLWWNSLMEAKDGMEGRNHIALTVNILWQIWKSRNQVQFDERNVRKGVANAKERKKEQVAGVRRWLPPPQGCIKLNTDAALVLKGRRIGWGVVARKEDGEVVGAWAGGESRNGTPAVEEALAIRKVVIKARLCGWNKVEIQSNCKLMVDKLRERNVDDPVTGTILNDVLVLSQDFDICHFSFVKREGNRVSHKLAKFATSLHDEISWKDSFPIWLTSLAKNDVRAVAPTL; encoded by the exons ATGAGAGCTAGTAATGCTAGGAGTCCAAAAAAGCATAATAAAACATATGCAAAGTATAATGAGGGCGTTGAGGAGGTCTCTAGGACTAATGGTAAGGGGAATGTGGTAAACAACTTATTCTTGACATGGGGGGGAGGTAATACCAGTTGGCATGGGCAAGAAGGGAGGGGGAGGGATGGCAACATAAGGAGTAGTCGAATTCTTTCAAAGGATACTTTGTTTGAACAGAAGAGTGTTGGCAGTATGGGGAATGAGGGAAGGGAAGGCGTGGTGGAAAAGAAAGTGGAAAAAGAGTCTAATACTAACCTGAATATGgaaggagagggagagagggagcTGAGTTCTGGTAAGGGGACTGGGGGTCAGTTGGAAAAGGTGGAGGATGATACAATGTGGATTGATGGGAGGCAAAAGGAGAAAAGGGTGAGTAAGGTAGGGGGAGAGAGGAGGGAAAAGGGAAGGGAGCTGGGAAGTATAGGGGAAGTAGGGGCTGGAGGAG GTATGGCTGGAAGCTTGACTGTACTTTGGAGGAAGGAGATAGTAGTTAGAAGAGTTCTGTTCATTGAGTTCACTATAGAACTTAATGTGGTAGGGAAGGGGAATGAGGCAGATTGGTGGTTTATTGGGGTCTATGCTAGTAGTATAGATTTAGTAAGAGCACAGCAGtggaaaattataaaaaatagaTCTACAATTTGGGGTTCGAATTGGATCCTGGCAGGAGATATGAATGATATATTGTCTAGTGAAGAGAAATGGG GGGATTCCTGGACCTGGTGTAATGATTGGGATGAGGATGGGGAGGTCAAGGAAAGATTAGATAGAGTTCTGTGTAGTTGGGACTGGAGAAGGGAACATGGCAAAGCTAAGTGTGTGCACCTGCATAATGAGGCTTCTGATCATT CCATCTCTAGTTTCTTTCATTCTGGTCATTTACTGCAAGCTATTAATGAGACTATTATCACTCTAATTCCTAAAGTTGAATCTCCTATCTCTGTGTCTCAATATAGGCCTATTAGTTTGTGTAATGTCGTGTACAAAATTATTTCTAGGATTCTTGTTAACAG AAGAATAGGATCTAATGAGTATATGGCTCTTAAATTAGATATGGCTAAAGCCTATGACAGAGTAGACTGGCCTTTTGTTGTTAAGATGATGGAAAAAATGGGATTTTGTCTGATTTGGATAAATTGGATTTTCAAATGTATGTCTTCTGTTGGGTATTCTTTTAATGTGAATGGTGAAAAGAAAGGTTGGGTTAGGCCTTCAAAAGGGATAAGGCAAGGGGATCCACTATCCCCATACCTATTCTTATTAGTATCTGAAGGTCTGTCTAGTCTGTTAAAGCATGCATTGGACAACCATTGTCTGACAGGACTAAAGATTGCCAAAGCCAGTCCTGCTATTTCTCATTTGTTCTTTGCAGATGACACCCTCATCTTTTGTAGGGCTAGTATAGAAGAGTCTAAACAGGTGATGAAAATCTTGGAGATGTATGAAGCAGCTTCAGGACAGAAGATTAATTTAGATAaatcttctatttttttcagTAAAAACACTGAGATGAGTAATAAGGCAGAAATCCTCAGAATACTAGAGGGAATGAAACAGGTGGACCAGAGCAAGTATCTTGGGTTACCTATGGTTATTGGGAGATCTAAAAATCAGGTTTTCAGCTATATCAAGGAAAGAGTGTTGGGGAAGCTTAAGGG GTTGCCTAAGAGCTTGTGTCAGGATATAAGTAGAGAAATGGCTCGCTTTTG GGATTTGCAGGATTTTAACAATGCCATGTTGGCTAAGATGTTATGGAGGATTCTGACACAGCCTAATCTGTTGATGAGTAAGGTATTAAAGGGGAAGTACTTCAAAAGGGAATCTATTTGGAAAACACAGATAAGGGCAGGTGACTCCTGGATCTGGAAGAGCATAATGAGTGCAAGGCAGGTGATGGAAAGAGGAGCTAGGAAAAGAGTAGGGGATGGTAGAACAGTGGATATATGGAAGGACAGGTGGATACCAGAGGGAGGAACGGGTATGGTGGCAACTCACAGGCCTGCAGGTTGTCATGTCCAGAAGGTACATGAGCTGATTCAGAATAGGAAGTGGAGCAGAGCTGTGATGGAATCTTTGCTAAGTGAGGAGGACTGTAGAAGGATAGAAGGAATTCCAATTAGTCTATGTGCTGGAAAGGATAATTTGGTGTGGCCACTTACCAAATCTGGTCAATATTCTGTCAGAACTGGATATATGCTGGCTAGAGATATGAGGGGGGAATGGAGAAGGAAGGATCAGCAAGAGGCTAGCAATAGCATGAATGAACCCAACTCTAAAGCCTGGAGGGTGCTTTGGGGGTTAGACATCAAACATAAACTGAAACATTTTATCTGGAAATGTTTGCATGGTGTCTTACCAGTCAATGAGGTGATCAGAAGGAGAATAGGTAAGGGTGAGGATAAATGCAGCTGTTGTGGGGAGTTGACAGAAACTTTGGAACAcatgtttttcttttgtaggCATGCTGAGTATATATGGAAGGCAGCTCCAATTGATTGGGATGGTTTAAAAGAGTTCAGGCACAGTTTTTGGCTTTGGTGGAATAGCTTGATGGAAGCAAAGGACGGAATGGAAGGAAGAAACCACATTGCTTTGACAGTGAATATACTTTGGCAGATATGGAAATCAAGGAACCAAGTGCAGTTTGATGAGAGGA ATGTTAGGAAGGGGGTGGCTAATGCTaaggaaaggaagaaggaaCAGGTGGCTGGGGTACGTAGATGGCTTCCACCTCCCCAGGGCTGTATTAAACTAAACACTGATGCAGCCTTGGTGTTAAAAGGTAGAAGAATTGGGTGGGGAGTAGTGGCCAGAAAGGAGGATGGAGAGGTTGTAGGGGCTTGGGCAGGTGGTGAAAGTAGGAACGGAACCCCAGCAGTGGAGGAGGCCTTAGCTATCAGAAAAGTTGTGATTAAGGCTAGACTGTGTGGCTGGAACAAAGTTGAAATACAATCTAATTGTAAGCTGATGGTGGACAAGCTTAGGGAGAGAAATGTGGATGATCCAGTCACGGGGACCATCTTAAATGACGTTTTGGTTTTAAGTCAAGATTTTGATATTTGTCATTTCTCTTTTGTCAAAAGAGAAGGCAATCGTGTGTCTCATAAGCTGGCAAAATTTGCCACAAGCTTGCATGACGAAATCAGTTGGAAGGATTCCTTTCCAATTTGGCTTACTAGTTTAGCCAAGAATGATGTAAGAGCAGTTGCTCCAACTCTGTAA